Proteins encoded within one genomic window of Romeriopsis navalis LEGE 11480:
- a CDS encoding lysozyme inhibitor LprI family protein encodes MKSWKFGLVGIGLVVAMGGGAIIQNASTVNAQPQGPNCQNPTTQLAMNICAARDAERSDRQLNQAYQKVRQTYRSYSDLPKYRAMRLKKLTDAQLAWIKYRDTNCKWQTSKYDGGSIQPLIYASCVKKMTDQRTQELLDSLNP; translated from the coding sequence ATGAAATCTTGGAAGTTCGGCCTTGTGGGGATTGGTTTAGTGGTGGCAATGGGTGGCGGGGCAATCATCCAGAATGCAAGCACAGTCAATGCTCAGCCCCAAGGTCCAAATTGCCAAAATCCGACAACCCAGTTGGCGATGAATATCTGCGCTGCAAGGGACGCCGAAAGGAGCGATCGTCAACTGAACCAAGCCTATCAAAAAGTTCGCCAGACATATCGTTCCTACTCCGATCTCCCAAAATATCGGGCGATGCGGCTGAAAAAACTCACCGATGCCCAACTTGCTTGGATCAAATACCGCGATACCAACTGTAAATGGCAGACCAGTAAATATGATGGCGGTTCGATTCAGCCTTTGATTTATGCTTCCTGTGTGAAGAAAATGACTGATCAACGCACGCAGGAATTGTTGGATTCTCTGAATCCTTAA
- a CDS encoding ABC transporter ATP-binding protein, with protein sequence MKKNSSANQNSSYQQLLPYVRQQRGTFFRAFLCTLVFNTAWPLLAHQAQRLVPYINEGKVLNILDLVLFVAAIWAVQKIAQFGQDTLSAKGAFNVAHGLRKDLFGHLQSLSLSYFETAPTGDLTYRVTEDVNRIGDAAHKFFHQFIPCLLQLATLLAYIIWLNWQLTLAIFLIAPVMALLIGWFGERMRRFSYRSQKQLSELSSQLVEIFGGIRLIKAFAAESEMYRRFEVAAEHNRTAKYNIERLRAIEYPVVGFILSISVLMLFVLAGWQIQEGNLTGAAFASYAAAVAMLIDPVNILANNFNDFKQGEASVDRIFELKRIAPTVKTRPNAIVMPEMVGKVEFQQVDFEYEADRPVLQGLDVTAMPGQMTALVGASGAGKTTLVNLIPRFYDPQGGQIRIDDMDIRDATLTSLRRQIGIVPQETTLFAGTIAENIAFGQSKFDLAAVESAAKIANAHRFISQFPQGYQTWVGERGVNLSGGQRQRIAIARAILLDPKILILDEATSALDSESEALVQEALERIMQGRTVFIIAHRLATVRRVDRILVMEKGQVVEAGTHEELIAEQGRYAGFYAQQFAS encoded by the coding sequence TTGAAAAAAAACTCTAGCGCTAACCAAAATTCGAGCTATCAGCAACTGTTGCCCTATGTCCGGCAACAACGCGGTACCTTCTTCCGGGCTTTCCTGTGCACTTTAGTATTTAACACCGCTTGGCCACTGCTTGCCCACCAAGCCCAACGCCTTGTGCCTTACATCAATGAAGGCAAAGTGCTGAATATTCTCGATTTGGTCCTGTTCGTCGCCGCAATTTGGGCCGTGCAGAAAATCGCGCAATTTGGTCAGGATACATTGAGTGCCAAAGGGGCCTTCAATGTGGCCCACGGACTCCGTAAAGACCTATTTGGCCATCTGCAATCACTCAGCCTCAGTTATTTTGAGACCGCTCCGACCGGCGATTTGACTTACCGTGTCACGGAAGACGTCAATCGCATTGGCGACGCGGCCCATAAGTTTTTTCATCAGTTCATTCCTTGCTTATTACAATTGGCCACCCTCCTGGCCTATATCATTTGGCTCAATTGGCAGCTGACCCTCGCAATTTTTCTGATCGCCCCCGTCATGGCCCTACTAATTGGCTGGTTTGGCGAGCGCATGCGACGGTTTTCCTATCGCAGTCAAAAGCAACTTTCAGAACTGTCGTCCCAGCTAGTTGAAATTTTTGGTGGGATCCGCCTGATTAAAGCATTTGCGGCTGAATCCGAAATGTACCGACGCTTTGAGGTCGCCGCCGAACATAATCGCACAGCCAAGTACAACATCGAACGCCTACGGGCGATCGAGTACCCCGTCGTGGGATTTATTCTCTCGATCAGTGTCCTGATGCTGTTTGTCTTGGCCGGATGGCAAATTCAGGAGGGCAACCTCACCGGTGCAGCCTTTGCCAGTTATGCGGCCGCCGTCGCAATGCTAATCGACCCCGTCAATATTCTGGCAAATAATTTCAACGATTTTAAACAAGGCGAAGCATCGGTTGACCGGATCTTTGAACTCAAGCGAATTGCGCCAACGGTCAAGACTCGGCCCAACGCGATCGTCATGCCCGAAATGGTCGGGAAAGTTGAATTTCAACAAGTTGATTTTGAATATGAAGCCGACCGGCCAGTCCTTCAAGGACTTGACGTGACCGCGATGCCAGGTCAAATGACTGCCTTGGTTGGGGCATCCGGCGCCGGCAAAACCACACTCGTTAATTTAATCCCGCGGTTTTATGATCCCCAGGGCGGGCAAATTCGCATCGACGACATGGATATTCGCGATGCCACACTTACTAGCCTGCGCCGCCAAATCGGGATTGTTCCCCAGGAAACCACCTTGTTTGCCGGCACCATCGCCGAGAACATTGCCTTTGGTCAATCAAAATTCGATTTAGCGGCAGTTGAAAGTGCCGCCAAAATTGCCAATGCCCACCGTTTCATCAGCCAATTTCCCCAGGGCTATCAAACCTGGGTCGGTGAACGGGGAGTGAATCTCTCCGGCGGTCAACGGCAGCGGATTGCCATCGCCCGCGCAATCTTGCTTGATCCCAAGATTCTGATCCTCGATGAAGCAACTTCCGCCCTCGATTCTGAATCAGAAGCTTTGGTCCAAGAAGCCCTAGAACGGATTATGCAAGGTCGCACCGTGTTTATCATTGCCCACCGCTTGGCTACCGTTCGACGCGTCGATCGCATTCTCGTGATGGAAAAAGGTCAAGTGGTCGAAGCGGGCACACATGAAGAACTGATTGCGGAGCAGGGTCGCTATGCCGGCTTCTATGCCCAACAGTTTGCCAGCTAA
- a CDS encoding isochorismate synthase: MSVIEKPFFALESAYQLSDFLTECYLAFRNNRHPRLVSIKFPIASFNPLAILQRFHGAQHHHFYFEHADDCFVGLGKAIQLTVESRDRFAQTRDLITDLSSQILSVDAAGTVQAITDSRFFCNFSFFAQGQTDTSQAAILLPRWQVEQKTSSDQPAAWAIVNIVLHPDFIPEAESQRISQELENLRSAKSVLTKPVNAITATIAPQSTSTQVQFKQSVTNALKSISNGQLDKIVLAKTLDIHASEPFDLISSLQNLRDHYPSCYIFSATCGAGKTFIGASPERLVAVQDQQLKTEALAGSAPRGKTTQADQKFANQLINSDKEAREHQLVIDFIQQQLSKLNICAKLDEPRLLRLPNIQHRHTPISAAMPENGHILDVVGSLHPTPAVAGLPREIACQHIPHYEDFDRGLYAAPIGWIDTQGNGEFAVGIRSALLKGNTARLFAGAGIVAGSDPEKELNEVQLKLQALLKALV, from the coding sequence ATGTCTGTTATTGAAAAACCGTTTTTTGCCTTAGAAAGCGCCTATCAACTTTCTGATTTTTTGACCGAATGCTACCTAGCGTTCCGCAACAATCGGCACCCCCGTCTCGTCAGCATTAAGTTTCCGATTGCCAGTTTCAATCCCCTGGCGATTTTGCAGCGGTTTCACGGAGCGCAACACCATCATTTTTACTTCGAGCATGCAGATGATTGCTTTGTTGGGCTAGGCAAAGCAATTCAGCTCACGGTCGAGAGCCGTGATCGGTTTGCCCAAACCCGTGACTTAATCACAGATCTCAGCAGCCAAATCCTCTCAGTCGATGCCGCCGGTACCGTTCAAGCTATTACGGACAGCCGGTTTTTCTGTAATTTTTCATTTTTTGCTCAAGGCCAAACCGATACGAGTCAAGCCGCCATTTTGCTACCGCGCTGGCAGGTCGAGCAAAAGACTAGCAGCGATCAACCAGCCGCTTGGGCCATTGTCAATATTGTTCTGCATCCTGATTTTATTCCCGAAGCGGAAAGCCAGCGGATTTCCCAAGAATTAGAGAATCTGCGATCGGCAAAATCCGTTTTAACCAAACCCGTTAATGCCATTACCGCGACGATCGCCCCGCAGAGTACTTCGACCCAAGTCCAATTTAAGCAGTCCGTCACGAACGCCTTGAAGTCGATCAGCAATGGCCAACTGGATAAGATTGTTCTGGCGAAAACCCTCGATATCCATGCATCAGAGCCATTCGATTTAATCAGCTCATTGCAAAATCTCCGCGATCACTATCCCAGCTGCTATATCTTCTCCGCGACTTGTGGTGCGGGCAAAACCTTTATCGGTGCGAGTCCCGAACGCTTAGTCGCTGTCCAGGATCAACAACTCAAAACCGAAGCCTTAGCGGGGTCCGCGCCCCGTGGAAAAACCACCCAAGCAGACCAAAAGTTCGCCAATCAACTGATTAATAGCGACAAAGAAGCCCGTGAACATCAGCTTGTGATTGACTTTATCCAACAACAACTCTCGAAATTAAACATTTGTGCGAAGCTAGACGAACCGCGGTTATTACGCCTACCGAACATCCAGCATCGGCATACGCCCATTAGTGCTGCCATGCCAGAGAACGGACATATTCTCGATGTCGTCGGATCATTGCATCCCACGCCAGCAGTCGCTGGTTTACCCCGTGAAATCGCCTGCCAACATATTCCGCACTACGAAGACTTCGATCGCGGACTTTATGCCGCACCGATCGGCTGGATCGACACCCAAGGCAATGGCGAGTTTGCCGTGGGAATTCGATCGGCTCTGCTCAAAGGAAATACCGCCAGGCTGTTTGCTGGTGCCGGTATTGTGGCTGGTTCTGACCCTGAGAAGGAGTTAAACGAAGTCCAACTCAAACTTCAGGCTTTACTCAAAGCATTAGTTTAG
- a CDS encoding shikimate kinase, producing MDTATWLQGINVYLIGMMGSGKTTIGQRFAEALEYRYFDTDQLIETAAKQPVTQIFAESGEPVFRELETNTLQALSSMTRCTIATGGGIILKPENWGYLRNGVIVWLDVPVDVLYDRLQADTTRPLLQQGDLREQLEILDASRRSIYSQADIHLPITATDTPAQIATRGLTLIAQACEAKAKEDDQIQRMNADKPFTVN from the coding sequence ATGGATACTGCAACTTGGCTGCAAGGGATCAATGTTTACTTGATCGGCATGATGGGATCTGGCAAAACTACCATTGGTCAGCGGTTTGCCGAGGCGTTGGAATATCGCTATTTTGATACGGATCAATTGATTGAAACGGCGGCCAAGCAACCCGTGACACAGATTTTTGCGGAATCCGGAGAGCCGGTATTTCGTGAGTTAGAAACCAACACACTTCAGGCGCTATCGTCGATGACCCGCTGCACCATCGCGACGGGCGGGGGGATTATTCTGAAGCCAGAAAACTGGGGTTATCTGCGTAATGGGGTCATTGTTTGGTTGGATGTCCCGGTGGATGTGTTGTATGACCGACTGCAGGCCGATACGACGCGGCCACTTTTGCAGCAAGGTGATTTGCGCGAGCAGTTAGAAATTCTGGATGCGTCACGTCGATCGATCTATTCACAAGCCGATATTCATTTGCCCATTACTGCGACTGATACGCCGGCCCAGATTGCGACGCGGGGTTTGACGCTAATTGCTCAGGCTTGTGAAGCGAAGGCGAAAGAAGATGATCAGATTCAACGGATGAATGCTGATAAACCCTTCACCGTCAATTAG
- a CDS encoding ligand-binding sensor domain-containing protein, whose protein sequence is MALLQNSRSWRTTLNFLGISSLVSLGVMAHGGAVGAHHGPSHDQTIAQNPQPVTTSPFYKPAAPPPAVDILPDERVKQDALQPAIDPRVPALQRDYRGNLWVGGWRGLAQIDPNTGKILARVNIPSDEVNAMAEDKSGRLWVGTYEGLWRIDPRTKEITAANYTLPSNRVLSLQVDQRGYLWVGTDRGLALISPDRGLRMTTIQNLPGVSANALTLDAKGNLWVGTLEGVLHVNTASAKVLYHVKELPGGSVQAVATDRFGAIWAGTTSNLVEIDPQERTIKRSVTQLRGRDIVSIKFDRAGSAWVGTGRGLVRVNPYNGQVLGQIAGLPSDRILAVAPDTGKKLWVGTTEGLAWVHMKTFKSRPHFTFSQAR, encoded by the coding sequence ATGGCGTTGTTGCAGAACAGCCGATCGTGGCGCACTACATTAAATTTTCTAGGGATATCAAGTTTGGTATCCCTAGGCGTTATGGCGCATGGTGGCGCTGTTGGGGCACACCATGGCCCATCACATGATCAAACAATCGCCCAAAATCCCCAACCAGTCACAACTTCACCGTTCTATAAGCCAGCCGCGCCACCCCCCGCCGTCGATATCCTGCCGGATGAACGGGTGAAACAAGATGCCTTACAACCCGCAATTGATCCGCGGGTTCCGGCCCTCCAACGCGACTATCGCGGCAATCTCTGGGTTGGTGGCTGGCGCGGATTAGCCCAGATTGACCCCAACACAGGCAAGATTCTGGCGCGGGTAAATATCCCGAGTGACGAAGTCAATGCGATGGCCGAAGATAAGTCCGGCCGACTGTGGGTCGGGACCTACGAAGGACTCTGGCGAATTGACCCCCGCACTAAAGAAATTACGGCGGCAAACTACACGCTTCCGTCCAACCGCGTCTTATCATTGCAAGTTGATCAACGCGGTTACCTCTGGGTGGGCACCGATCGCGGCCTTGCCTTGATTAGTCCTGATCGCGGTCTTCGGATGACCACCATCCAAAACTTACCGGGAGTCAGTGCCAACGCCTTAACCCTTGATGCCAAGGGAAACCTTTGGGTCGGCACATTAGAAGGCGTGCTGCATGTGAATACCGCTAGTGCGAAGGTGCTCTATCACGTCAAGGAGCTCCCCGGTGGCAGCGTCCAAGCCGTTGCCACCGATCGATTCGGCGCAATTTGGGCGGGCACAACTAGTAATCTGGTCGAAATCGACCCACAAGAACGAACAATCAAACGTAGCGTTACACAACTCCGGGGCCGGGATATTGTTTCGATCAAATTTGACCGGGCTGGCAGTGCTTGGGTCGGGACCGGCCGCGGTTTAGTGCGAGTGAATCCCTACAACGGACAAGTTTTAGGCCAAATCGCCGGTTTACCCAGCGATCGCATTCTCGCAGTTGCGCCAGATACCGGCAAAAAACTATGGGTCGGCACAACCGAAGGACTCGCATGGGTCCATATGAAAACCTTTAAGAGTCGGCCCCACTTTACCTTTAGCCAAGCTCGATAG
- the menD gene encoding 2-succinyl-5-enolpyruvyl-6-hydroxy-3-cyclohexene-1-carboxylic-acid synthase, which translates to MLDFRNLNTLWASVLVETLYRCGLETAIICPGSRSAPLTVAFAQHPAVEAIPVLDERSASFFALGIAQRTHKPVVLVCTSGTAGANFYPAVIEAKESRVPLIVLTADRPPELRDCNAGQAIDQQKLFGDFPNYYAELAIPETDLLDYLRQKVAQAFQQAIAPVAGAVHLNIPLRDPLAPVIAEDIQASSKSFPEDFFQHLSIQSPAIDQSFPIPSEWHDRKGIIIAGVAAPKHPELYCTAIAQLSQTLGYSVLAEGLSPVRNFASFQPHLITTYDSILRNHDRAAKLAPEIVIRIGAMPISKILRSWLTQVNPEIWIIDETPRSIDPIHGRTQQIYATIEDLKVPLMKGDLGGSPTTEPINQTGATQNPTSIAPDLIPPNSFRGAVPTQGGEASYYLNLWQTAESKLRTHIDQIFTATTNILESKVAWLLPQVLPPNTPIFIANSMPVRDVEYFWPGNDRHIQPFFNRGANGIDGTLSTALGVAHQGKPTVLLTGDLALLHDTNGFLMRKYLRGSLTIVVINNNGGGIFGMLPIAQFEPPFEEFFSTPQNVDFADLCKTYGINHCVINDWETFCHQLEALPKQDIQVLEVRCDRTVDVTWRKQFQENVAAGV; encoded by the coding sequence ATGCTGGATTTCCGTAACCTCAACACGCTCTGGGCTTCGGTCCTAGTCGAAACCCTTTACCGCTGTGGCCTCGAAACCGCGATCATCTGTCCGGGTTCCCGTTCTGCGCCACTGACCGTGGCATTCGCCCAGCATCCAGCGGTTGAAGCCATTCCAGTCTTAGACGAACGATCGGCGAGTTTTTTTGCCCTCGGTATCGCCCAACGCACCCACAAACCCGTAGTCCTCGTTTGCACATCCGGCACCGCTGGTGCGAACTTCTATCCCGCCGTAATTGAAGCCAAGGAAAGCCGCGTACCGCTGATTGTCTTAACCGCCGATCGACCGCCAGAGCTACGCGATTGCAATGCGGGGCAAGCGATCGACCAACAGAAATTATTTGGCGATTTCCCCAATTACTATGCCGAGTTAGCGATTCCGGAAACTGACTTACTTGATTATTTACGCCAAAAAGTTGCCCAGGCATTTCAGCAGGCAATCGCTCCAGTTGCAGGCGCAGTACATCTAAATATCCCATTGCGCGATCCATTGGCTCCGGTTATTGCTGAAGACATTCAAGCATCATCAAAATCATTTCCAGAAGATTTCTTTCAGCATTTAAGCATTCAATCACCAGCGATTGATCAATCGTTTCCGATTCCATCAGAGTGGCATGACCGCAAAGGCATTATTATTGCTGGCGTTGCTGCACCAAAACATCCAGAGCTTTATTGCACCGCAATTGCACAGCTATCACAAACACTGGGCTATTCCGTCTTAGCTGAAGGGCTTTCCCCCGTTCGGAACTTTGCTAGTTTCCAACCGCACTTGATTACAACCTACGACTCGATTTTGCGCAATCACGATCGAGCAGCAAAGTTAGCACCAGAAATTGTTATTCGCATTGGAGCCATGCCGATTAGCAAAATACTACGGAGTTGGCTGACACAGGTAAACCCAGAGATTTGGATCATCGACGAAACCCCAAGGTCGATCGACCCAATTCATGGGCGCACTCAGCAAATCTATGCCACGATCGAGGATTTAAAAGTCCCCCTTATGAAGGGGGATTTAGGGGGATCACCCACCACGGAACCAATCAATCAAACCGGAGCAACTCAAAATCCAACATCGATCGCGCCAGATCTGATCCCCCCTAACTCCTTCAGAGGGGCTGTGCCAACACAAGGGGGGGAGGCAAGCTACTACCTCAATCTCTGGCAAACCGCCGAATCCAAACTCCGTACTCACATCGACCAAATCTTCACAGCTACAACCAACATTCTCGAAAGCAAAGTCGCTTGGCTCCTCCCCCAAGTCCTACCCCCCAACACACCAATCTTCATCGCCAACAGTATGCCCGTAAGGGATGTGGAATATTTCTGGCCGGGGAACGATCGCCATATCCAACCCTTTTTCAATCGTGGGGCCAACGGCATCGACGGCACATTATCAACCGCCCTCGGGGTAGCACATCAAGGCAAGCCAACGGTTTTGCTGACAGGCGATTTGGCACTTCTCCACGACACAAATGGCTTTCTAATGCGCAAATATCTCCGAGGGAGTTTGACGATCGTCGTAATCAATAACAACGGTGGTGGAATTTTCGGGATGCTGCCGATTGCGCAGTTTGAACCACCCTTTGAAGAATTCTTTTCGACACCGCAAAATGTTGACTTCGCCGATCTATGCAAAACCTACGGAATTAACCATTGCGTCATTAACGACTGGGAAACATTCTGCCACCAGCTCGAAGCACTGCCAAAACAGGA
- the argB gene encoding acetylglutamate kinase, giving the protein MTSDNLQDALQIDAAARVRVLSEALPYMQQFAGRTIVIKYGGAAMKDSRLKDKVMRDIVFMACVGIRPVLIHGGGPEINTWLGKMNIEPQFKDGLRVTDADTMDIVEMVLVGRLNKQIVSLINQAGGSAVGICGKDGNLVTARQISQKDVGFVGEIVTVNTNIVDSLISRQHIPVISSVSADETGQSYNINADTFAGEIAAAVGAEKLFLMTDTPGLMKDFHDLESLIPRLDIREARQLIDSGIVSGGMIPKLTCCIRSLAQGVRSAHIIDGRMPHSLLLETFTDTGIGTMITA; this is encoded by the coding sequence ATGACTTCCGATAATCTTCAAGACGCGCTCCAAATTGATGCGGCGGCCCGTGTGCGGGTGTTGAGTGAAGCGCTGCCCTATATGCAGCAATTTGCGGGTCGGACGATCGTCATCAAATATGGTGGTGCCGCCATGAAGGATAGCCGACTGAAAGACAAAGTAATGCGGGATATTGTCTTTATGGCCTGTGTCGGGATTCGTCCGGTGTTGATTCATGGCGGTGGACCGGAAATTAACACTTGGCTCGGCAAAATGAATATTGAGCCTCAGTTTAAAGATGGTTTGCGCGTGACTGACGCCGATACGATGGATATCGTCGAAATGGTTTTGGTTGGTCGCTTGAACAAGCAAATTGTTTCCTTGATTAACCAGGCGGGTGGCTCCGCGGTGGGCATCTGTGGCAAAGACGGTAACCTGGTGACGGCCCGGCAAATTTCCCAAAAAGATGTGGGATTTGTTGGTGAAATCGTCACGGTCAATACGAATATTGTTGATTCACTGATTAGCCGCCAGCATATTCCAGTGATTTCTTCCGTGTCAGCGGATGAAACGGGCCAGTCTTACAACATTAATGCGGATACATTTGCTGGGGAAATTGCGGCTGCCGTAGGTGCGGAAAAACTCTTTTTGATGACTGATACGCCGGGATTGATGAAGGATTTCCATGATCTAGAGAGTTTGATTCCCCGGTTGGATATTCGGGAGGCGCGGCAGTTGATTGACTCTGGGATTGTTTCGGGGGGGATGATCCCGAAATTAACCTGTTGTATCCGATCGTTGGCCCAGGGGGTGCGTAGTGCGCATATCATTGACGGGCGAATGCCGCATTCCTTGTTGCTAGAGACGTTCACTGATACCGGAATTGGGACGATGATTACGGCCTAG
- a CDS encoding alpha/beta hydrolase, with protein sequence MMLTPAFVAQVAQQESMLPLRNDRCRSRFWLHDAPTSQVFVLFHGITAAPYQFDTLGERLYAAGYNVLAPLMPGHGQAGDWDASNPPPLPEDMRIYQDFVDTWLVRAQPLGEALIVGGLSAGGALATWAAVKRADRVSRALLFAPYLSNASLFVDLIASRAQGYFAWPNGRDRIGYPGFRFPALDVFPPMGRELLRLAAIQKTAPMCIISTDTDVAVDNDDHVALFESIRGRQPISWYHRFPVAMDIPHAMMAPEEGNQWTAILNTMVLAYVESQLSWAEVEEIAYRMTDGKTFPQVVSALGVQDKCSPYMPAMMTMVDKRKIVLDRQKRHQRGSGFS encoded by the coding sequence ATGATGCTTACCCCAGCGTTTGTTGCCCAAGTGGCGCAGCAAGAATCTATGTTGCCACTGCGCAACGATCGATGTCGATCACGCTTCTGGTTACATGACGCGCCGACCTCACAGGTCTTTGTCCTATTTCATGGAATTACGGCGGCCCCTTATCAGTTTGATACGCTGGGCGAGCGGCTTTATGCGGCGGGCTACAACGTCTTGGCCCCATTAATGCCAGGGCATGGTCAAGCCGGGGATTGGGACGCTAGCAATCCTCCGCCATTGCCGGAAGATATGCGGATATATCAGGATTTCGTCGATACTTGGCTGGTGCGCGCGCAGCCGTTAGGTGAGGCACTTATTGTGGGTGGTTTGTCCGCCGGTGGGGCGTTAGCTACCTGGGCGGCAGTTAAACGTGCCGATCGCGTTAGTCGGGCATTGCTGTTTGCCCCTTACTTGAGCAATGCCTCATTGTTTGTGGATCTGATTGCCAGCCGGGCTCAGGGATATTTTGCTTGGCCGAATGGTCGCGATCGAATTGGCTATCCGGGCTTTCGATTTCCAGCCTTGGATGTATTTCCGCCGATGGGGCGTGAATTGTTAAGGCTGGCCGCAATCCAAAAAACTGCACCGATGTGCATTATCTCGACTGACACGGATGTTGCGGTCGATAATGACGATCACGTCGCGTTATTTGAATCGATTCGTGGTCGCCAGCCGATTAGTTGGTATCATCGCTTTCCCGTTGCAATGGATATTCCCCATGCGATGATGGCGCCGGAAGAAGGGAATCAGTGGACGGCAATCCTCAATACAATGGTGCTGGCCTATGTGGAAAGTCAGTTGAGTTGGGCTGAAGTTGAAGAAATCGCCTATCGTATGACGGACGGAAAAACCTTCCCGCAGGTTGTATCAGCGTTAGGGGTGCAAGATAAATGTTCGCCCTACATGCCCGCAATGATGACGATGGTGGATAAGCGCAAAATTGTGCTCGATCGCCAAAAGCGGCACCAGCGAGGTAGTGGTTTTAGTTAG
- the menA gene encoding 2-carboxy-1,4-naphthoquinone phytyltransferase: protein MTMPGLEHSEIDQSEHPQPVTAEAADRQLWWAAIKPPMYSVAIMPIWIGSTLAFWQRNAANPLIFFLFLGSAVLILAWENLSNDVFDADTGVDVHKRNSLVNMTGQKSLIFWIANGLLAAGLVGIAAIAALQQDLMVVWLVLGCCAIGYIYQGPPFRLSYKGVGELLCLIAFGPLACSAAYYSQTQSWSWNNLFASLIVGLATSLILFSSHFNQIKDDLAVGKLSPVVRLGGQRAAKLLPWLCGLVYALLTIGVMTKLFPAWTILGLLSCPVAQRLCETVGRDYQQPEKLLKCRLIAVEMHFWLGLFFGLGFLLPG from the coding sequence ATGACAATGCCGGGTCTTGAACATTCAGAGATTGACCAATCGGAACACCCCCAGCCGGTAACGGCTGAGGCTGCCGATCGTCAACTTTGGTGGGCGGCAATTAAGCCACCGATGTATAGTGTGGCGATTATGCCGATTTGGATTGGTTCGACCTTGGCTTTTTGGCAGCGCAATGCGGCAAATCCGTTGATCTTCTTTTTGTTTTTAGGGTCAGCAGTCTTGATTCTGGCTTGGGAGAATCTGAGCAATGATGTGTTTGATGCGGATACTGGCGTGGATGTGCACAAGCGTAATTCCCTGGTCAATATGACGGGGCAGAAGTCGTTGATTTTCTGGATTGCTAATGGTTTACTGGCCGCCGGATTGGTGGGGATTGCGGCGATCGCCGCTTTACAGCAAGATCTGATGGTGGTTTGGCTGGTGTTGGGCTGTTGTGCCATTGGATATATTTATCAAGGCCCGCCCTTCCGGTTGAGTTACAAAGGGGTGGGTGAGTTGCTCTGTCTGATCGCCTTTGGTCCCTTGGCCTGTAGCGCAGCTTATTACAGCCAAACCCAGAGCTGGTCATGGAATAATCTGTTTGCTTCCTTGATTGTGGGGCTGGCCACAAGTCTAATTTTATTCTCCTCCCACTTCAATCAGATCAAAGATGATTTAGCGGTGGGTAAGCTATCGCCCGTGGTGCGGTTGGGCGGGCAGCGGGCGGCCAAATTATTGCCTTGGCTCTGTGGCTTGGTTTATGCGCTGCTGACGATCGGGGTGATGACGAAGCTGTTTCCGGCTTGGACGATTCTAGGTTTACTCAGTTGTCCGGTTGCCCAGCGCCTATGTGAAACCGTGGGTCGCGATTATCAGCAGCCGGAGAAGTTGCTGAAGTGTCGTTTGATTGCGGTAGAGATGCACTTTTGGTTGGGGTTATTCTTTGGTTTGGGCTTTTTATTGCCGGGATAG
- the lipB gene encoding lipoyl(octanoyl) transferase LipB, with the protein MLFSAPCELYAADLIPYQLAWDWQKQLVAKCKANSNQPDSLILLEHPAVYTLGQGSDPDFLKFDPENSIHELHRIERGGEVTHHCPGQLVGYPILNLHRHTKDLHWYLRQLEAVIIQVLTYYGLKGERIAGLTGVWVEGQKVAAIGIKVSRWVTMHGFALNVCPDLHGFKAIVPCGIPDRSVGSMRTWIPGITVAEVKPIVIQAFEQTFQLKCQLQPHKLTGSDNGSISPTMG; encoded by the coding sequence ATGCTTTTTTCTGCCCCTTGTGAGTTATATGCAGCGGATTTAATTCCGTACCAGCTGGCTTGGGACTGGCAGAAACAGCTTGTGGCCAAATGCAAAGCAAACAGCAATCAACCCGACAGCCTGATTTTGCTCGAACATCCAGCGGTTTACACCTTGGGGCAGGGATCTGATCCGGACTTTCTAAAATTCGACCCCGAAAACAGTATACACGAACTACACCGGATTGAACGCGGCGGCGAAGTCACCCACCATTGTCCCGGCCAACTTGTGGGCTATCCAATTCTGAATCTGCATCGACACACCAAAGACTTGCACTGGTACCTGCGTCAGCTTGAGGCCGTGATCATTCAAGTGCTCACATACTATGGCTTAAAGGGTGAAAGAATTGCGGGATTGACGGGCGTTTGGGTCGAAGGTCAGAAAGTCGCGGCGATCGGAATTAAAGTCAGTCGTTGGGTGACCATGCATGGCTTTGCGCTCAACGTTTGTCCTGATCTGCATGGATTTAAGGCCATCGTGCCCTGTGGGATTCCAGATCGGTCCGTGGGCAGCATGCGGACTTGGATTCCTGGTATTACAGTCGCCGAGGTTAAACCGATCGTCATCCAGGCTTTTGAGCAAACCTTTCAGCTTAAGTGCCAATTACAACCCCATAAGCTAACTGGTTCAGACAACGGATCGATTTCTCCGACCATGGGATAA